A genomic region of Miscanthus floridulus cultivar M001 chromosome 3, ASM1932011v1, whole genome shotgun sequence contains the following coding sequences:
- the LOC136543234 gene encoding uncharacterized protein: MASRRTPPSELVDDDAITEVLLRLPPEEPAYLVRASLVCRQWRRVLSDPGFHRLYVGFHRTPPLLGFFNSSRDGRVLLQRRPVQLEDDDAGALGCLVWDAITGDRHELRWPNNVPMRSAVVLCAAAGCDHSDCRGGPFLVLCAGVHIHSTGWRAYAYVYSSQLRAWGAPVYLDLCGYRYFDEQIRAVVIGDQVYFCRFLLGEAILKYDLRKQCLSLIDSPDLSGMDTDVELMATEEGLLGLASARGSRLHLWSRTMEAAGVVGWEESRVIDLQKKISPADNGSSIIKEANVIGFAEGANAIFVGTDAGTFVMDLKSGRARKILVE; encoded by the exons ATGGCGTCGCGACGCACACCACCGTCGGAGCTGGTCGACGACGACGCCATCACGGAGGTGCTCCTCCGCCTCCCGCCGGAAGAGCCCGCGTACCTCGTCCGCGCCTCGCTCGTCTGCAGGCAGTGGCGCCGCGTGCTCTCCGACCCCGGCTTCCACCGTCTCTATGTCGGCTTCCACCGAACCCCTCCGCTGCTCGGCTTCTTCAACTCCTCCCG tgatggCCGCGTCCTCCTCCAACGACGACCTGTACAACTGGAGGACGACGACGCCGGCGCCCTCGGCTGCCTCGTCTGGGACGCCATCACCGGTGACCGGCACGAGCTGCGCTGGCCCAACAACGTCCCCATGAGGTCCGCCGTGGTGCTCTGTGCCGCCGCCGGCTGCGACCACTCCGACTGCCGCGGCGGCCCCTTCCTCGTGCTCTGCGCGGGCGTGCACATCCATAGCACCGGGTGGCGCGCGTACGCGTACGTCTACTCGTCGCAGCTCCGCGCATGGGGCGCGCCTGTTTACTTGGACCTCTGTGGTTATCGATACTTCGACGAGCAGATTCGCGCCGTCGTTATCGGAGACCAAGTCTACTTCTGCCGGTTCTTGCTGGGTGAGGCGATCCTCAAATATGACCTGCGCAAGCAATGTTTGTCTCTGATTGACTCGCCGGACTTGTCCGGGATGGATACTGACGTTGAGCTCATGGCAACTGAGGAGGGGTTGCTTGGGCTCGCCAGCGCTAGGGGTTCCAGACTTCACCTGTGGTCGAGGACGATGGAGGCGGCGGGAGTTGTAGGATGGGAGGAGTCCAGGGTCATAGATCTACAGAAGAAGATATCACCTGCTGACAATGGCAGTAGTATCATCAAGGAAGCAAATGTGATTGGTTTTGCTGAGGGTGCCAATGCCATCTTCGTGGGCACAGATGCTGGCACCTTCGTTATGGATCTCAAGTCAGGGCGAGCAAGGAAG ATTTTAGTTGAATGA
- the LOC136543237 gene encoding uncharacterized protein produces MGFLSFFKCSKVEISGDKSTKRQRRSRGKWSTGVPLRSRGIQTTGTTNQTTHSSLPLPSTPQASRAKNVRVRGPRRRRPAATARPPPPAPPPPRELRPGRGLARWRVPTEEGRRRGRRLGRGLAAAHHLVKQVEFPIFHNQPRLPAPFGVFAYPEFPNLPLIDRLTSIPVMTAVIDFDNTNTAWRKYDAMTAKELFKMYGCSQRLYKEVFEPAIQAALFAPGEQCGAAATLGMLYYYMPSHQETLVENRPLILGQNGLYESSDSLLCRGEVEEKIFSPWLQLLELKGLKFVENKVPTSFTTDADTGCISSIVCGDDVYEADAFVSAMGLSSLQSIVKNSPFLRSDREFRNLPHLSTVDVISIKLWFDKKITIPKVANVCSGFDDSSGWAFFDLTSIHDDYYEESTTIVEAEFYNASHLVLVNDDDIVSEASSHLIKCIQDFEGATVIRYSIRRSPNSVINFLPGSYKYTLRGSTSFPNLFIAGDWIVNRHGSFSKEKAYVTGLEAANRVVDYFDTGDFAKIIAVEGDEPHIETLRSLNRRLNELKSQIPFSEFFLQ; encoded by the exons ATGGGTTTTCTTTCATTTTTCAAGTGCTCAAAAGTTGAGATATCGGGGGACAAAAGCACAAAACGTCAGAGAAGGTCACGGGGAAAGTGGAGTACCGGCGTTCCGCTGCGCTCACGGGGCATACAGACGACGGGGACAACAAACCAGACCACTCACTCGTCGCTCCCCCTCCCCTCTACTCCGCAAGCTTCCCGCGCGAAGAATGTGCGGGTGCGCGGCCCTCGTCGCCGGCGGCCGGCTGCCACCGCCCGCCCTCCCCCGccggctccgccgccgccgagggaGCTCCGTCCAGGCAGAGGTCTCGCCAGGTGGCGAGTCCCAACAGAAGAAGGTCGCCGTCGCGGGCGCCGGCTGGGCCGCGGCCTTGCCGCCGCGCATCACCTCGTCAAGCAG GTTGAATTTCCCATATTTCATAACCAGCCCCGATTACCAGCTCCCTTTGGAGTCTTTGCATATCCAGAA TTCCCTAATCTCCCTTTGATTGATAGGCTGACATCAATTCCTGTCATGACTGCAG TCATTGACTTCGACAACACTAACACTGCTTGGAGGAAATATGATGCAA TGACTGCAAAAGAGCTTTTTAAGATGTACGGTTGCTCTCAAAGGCTCTACAAGGAAGTCTTTGAGCCAGCTATTCAGGCTGCCCTGTTTGCTCCTGGCGAGCAATGTGGTGCAGCTGCAACACTGGGGATGCTGTACTATTATATGCCGTCTCATCAG gaaacactagtagagaacagacctttgatcctcggtcaaaatgggctcta tgaaagTTCTGACTCCTTGCTGTGCCGTGGTGAAGTAGAAGAAAAAATTTTCTCTCCTTGGCTGCAATTGTTGGAGCTTAAAGGCTTAAAATTTGTAGAAAACAAAGTTCCAACAAGTTTCACTACAGATGCGGATACTGGATGCATCTCTTCTATTGTCTGTGGTGACGATGTATATGAGGCAGATGCATTTGTTTCAGCCATGGGACTCTCTTCTCTACAATCCATCGTCAAAAACAG TCCATTCCTACGGTCTGATCGGGAATTCAGGAATCTTCCTCACTTATCTACAGTCGACGTGATCTCTATAAAATTATGGTTTGATAAAAAG ATCACAATTCCAAAGGTTGCCAATGTATGTTCTGGTTTTGATGATTCGTCCGGCTGGGCATTCTTTGACCTTACCTCAATACATGATGATTATTATGAAGAATCAACAACAATTGTGGAGGCTGAATTT TATAATGCTAGCCATTTGGTACTTGTAAATGATGATGATATTGTCTCTGAAGCTTCATCACATCTTATCAAATGCATACAAGATTTTGAGGGTGCTACTGTGATAAGATATTCAATCAGAAGATCTCCTAATTCTGTAATCAACTTTCTTCCAG GCTCCTACAAGTACACACTGAGAGGGTCAACTTCCTTTCCAAATTTGTTTATTGCTGGTGATTGGATTGTCAACCGACATGGGTCCTTTTCTAAA GAAAAAGCATATGTGACTGGACTTGAAGCTGCTAATAGGGTGGTAGACTATTTTGACACCGGGGACTTTGCCAAAATAATTGCAGTTGAAGGAGATGAGCCCCATATAGAGACATTGCGTAGTCTCAACAGAAGACTCAATGAACTGAAGTCACAAATTCCATTCTCAGAATTCTTTCTCCAATAA